A genomic region of Halococcus sediminicola contains the following coding sequences:
- a CDS encoding YybH family protein produces the protein MSAEATIDTYYDALRDGEPLAPFFAADALVKFGIGERLVGYDDIEAGLREQTRTTEEWTVESHDLQVTEEGEFAWFADDVRMAWRGESGRHDHRTRWSGTLRRDEDWKFVGMHVSVPVDP, from the coding sequence GCTGAAGCCACCATCGACACCTACTACGACGCGCTCCGGGACGGCGAGCCACTCGCCCCGTTTTTCGCCGCCGACGCACTCGTCAAGTTCGGCATCGGCGAGCGCCTCGTCGGCTACGACGACATCGAAGCGGGACTGCGCGAGCAGACACGAACCACGGAGGAGTGGACCGTCGAGAGCCACGACCTGCAGGTTACCGAAGAGGGTGAGTTCGCGTGGTTCGCCGACGATGTACGGATGGCATGGAGAGGAGAGAGCGGACGCCACGACCACCGGACGCGCTGGAGCGGCACACTTCGACGGGACGAGGACTGGAAATTCGTCGGAATGCACGTCAGCGTCCCCGTGGATCCCTGA